One genomic segment of Pseudonocardia sp. T1-2H includes these proteins:
- a CDS encoding FAD-dependent oxidoreductase: MVDELRSRAAPLRMRPRRLVTADPALPRDVPSGTEAVVVGAGVAGVSAAVVLAERGVRVTLLEAAPTLGGRLGAWPHTLPDGTEQVVEHGFHAFFRHYYTWRSVLRRIDPELGFLAPVGGYPVVSRHWPAEDLTGLPSAPPLNLLALLARSPSLGLRDLSGADSAAGLGLLSYDRATTTAQFDDVTAAEFLARMGVSERARQMLFEAFARSFFCNQAELSAAELVAMFHYYFLGNPEGIGFDAPVTDYLTCLWDPFSRLLEKHGAVVRTGARVERLEPDGHGWRLELGGEALTTRNVVLALDPGALSALLAASPGPRRRRPGWPRSARRCGWRPRSPSPGSGWTATSRRSARRSAR, encoded by the coding sequence GTGGTCGACGAACTGCGCAGCCGGGCTGCTCCCCTGCGGATGCGGCCGAGACGACTGGTGACGGCCGATCCGGCGCTCCCCCGCGACGTGCCGTCCGGCACCGAGGCCGTCGTCGTCGGGGCGGGGGTCGCGGGCGTCAGCGCCGCCGTCGTGCTCGCCGAGCGCGGCGTCCGGGTCACGCTGCTGGAGGCCGCGCCGACGCTGGGCGGGCGCCTCGGGGCGTGGCCGCACACCCTGCCCGACGGCACGGAACAGGTCGTCGAGCACGGGTTCCACGCGTTCTTCCGGCACTACTACACCTGGCGGTCGGTGCTCCGCCGGATCGACCCCGAGCTGGGCTTCCTGGCCCCTGTCGGCGGCTACCCCGTCGTCTCGCGGCACTGGCCGGCCGAGGACCTGACCGGGCTGCCGTCGGCGCCCCCGCTGAACCTGCTGGCCCTGCTGGCGCGCTCCCCCAGCCTCGGGCTGCGCGATCTCTCGGGCGCGGACTCAGCGGCCGGGCTCGGGCTGCTCAGCTACGACCGGGCCACGACCACCGCTCAGTTCGACGACGTCACCGCGGCGGAGTTCCTCGCCCGGATGGGCGTGTCCGAACGGGCGCGGCAGATGCTCTTCGAGGCGTTCGCGCGCTCGTTCTTCTGCAACCAGGCCGAGCTCTCGGCCGCCGAGCTGGTCGCGATGTTCCACTACTACTTCCTCGGCAACCCGGAGGGCATCGGGTTCGACGCACCGGTCACGGACTACCTGACCTGTCTCTGGGACCCGTTCAGCCGCCTGCTCGAGAAGCACGGCGCGGTGGTCCGGACGGGCGCCCGGGTGGAGCGCCTCGAGCCGGACGGCCACGGCTGGCGACTCGAGCTGGGCGGCGAGGCACTCACCACCCGCAACGTGGTCCTCGCCCTCGATCCGGGCGCGCTCTCGGCGCTGCTGGCCGCCTCCCCCGGGCCGCGGCGACGGCGCCCCGGCTGGCCGCGCAGTGCGCGTCGCTGCGGGTGGCGCCCCCGTTCGCCGTCACCCGGCTCTGGCTGGACCGCGACGTCGCGCCGGAGCGCGCGACGTTCAGCGCGGTGA
- a CDS encoding YhjD/YihY/BrkB family envelope integrity protein: MTGQDGGDPTRSPRRVLRELGRSFPVSDVALWAGGASFFALLGVVPITLIGLRVAAALIGPDAVAVGMETAIGGLPGGHGTPDALRTLTATALNLSWLQTIVVLFPASLYGEGLRRAFLQLSPRRSERLTGWRGRLGVLPVVALAPLLVLAVLASAPVAAPLYAAGGGSLLLGVLLAFHVVWIGVSMALVLVYRLVAAGRVGLRALLWGGFGTGSFLAGFLQGFLLFLAIPVEWSLPFGGLPVFGAVAALALWLYLVHVLVLVGYRLTLVLDGRSAARDRPAAA, encoded by the coding sequence GTGACCGGACAGGACGGAGGCGACCCGACGCGGTCGCCCCGCCGGGTGCTCCGCGAGCTGGGCCGCTCCTTTCCGGTCAGCGACGTGGCGCTCTGGGCGGGCGGGGCGTCCTTCTTCGCGCTGCTCGGCGTCGTCCCGATCACCCTGATCGGGCTGCGGGTCGCCGCGGCCCTGATCGGCCCCGACGCCGTCGCCGTCGGGATGGAGACGGCGATCGGCGGGCTGCCGGGCGGGCACGGCACGCCGGACGCCCTCCGCACGCTGACGGCGACGGCGCTGAACCTGTCCTGGCTGCAGACCATCGTGGTGCTGTTCCCCGCCAGCCTCTACGGGGAGGGGCTGCGGCGGGCGTTCCTGCAGCTCTCGCCGCGCCGCTCCGAGCGGCTCACCGGCTGGCGGGGGCGGCTCGGGGTGCTTCCCGTCGTCGCCCTCGCCCCGCTCCTCGTGCTCGCCGTGCTGGCGTCCGCGCCCGTCGCCGCTCCCCTCTACGCCGCGGGCGGCGGGAGCCTGCTGCTCGGCGTCCTGCTCGCGTTCCACGTCGTGTGGATCGGGGTGTCGATGGCGCTCGTGCTGGTGTACCGGCTCGTCGCGGCGGGGCGGGTCGGCCTGCGGGCGCTGCTGTGGGGCGGCTTCGGGACCGGGTCCTTCCTCGCCGGGTTCCTGCAGGGCTTCCTGCTGTTCCTCGCGATCCCGGTCGAGTGGTCACTGCCGTTCGGCGGGCTGCCGGTCTTCGGCGCGGTGGCCGCGCTCGCCCTGTGGCTCTACCTGGTGCACGTGCTGGTGCTCGTCGGCTACCGGCTCACCCTCGTGCTCGACGGGCGATCCGCAGCCCGGGACCGTCCGGCCGCGGCGTGA
- a CDS encoding STAS domain-containing protein gives MRTPDRVQLAVETPSAGFRLIRVAGALGVEAAARLVRLADLQLQVLGVVGVARHTVGHLLVDLAGVGHFGPGAVETLRHVRHTAARAGIGVHLTGCGGRLTLLPVRVRQVLTEFSTFPSVEEAVAELDGHAGIAELGTRVEKVRPDRV, from the coding sequence ATGCGTACTCCCGACCGGGTCCAGCTCGCCGTCGAGACGCCGTCGGCGGGGTTCCGCCTGATCAGGGTGGCCGGCGCGCTGGGGGTCGAGGCGGCTGCGCGGCTGGTGCGGCTGGCGGACCTGCAGCTGCAGGTGCTGGGGGTCGTCGGCGTCGCGCGGCACACCGTCGGCCACCTGCTGGTCGACCTGGCCGGGGTCGGGCACTTCGGGCCCGGGGCCGTCGAGACGCTCCGGCACGTCCGGCACACCGCGGCCCGGGCCGGGATCGGCGTCCACCTCACGGGCTGCGGGGGCCGGCTGACGCTGCTGCCCGTCCGGGTCCGGCAGGTGCTCACCGAGTTCAGCACCTTCCCGTCGGTCGAGGAGGCCGTCGCCGAGCTGGACGGGCACGCGGGTATCGCCGAGCTCGGCACCCGTGTGGAAAAGGTTCGGCCGGATCGGGTGTGA
- a CDS encoding TIGR03885 family FMN-dependent LLM class oxidoreductase, with amino-acid sequence MTAYGWHASHEQIPPTALLAAARRAEQAGFEAAMSSDHFSPWSARQGQSAFAWSWLGAALQATSLPFGVVTAPGQRYHPAIVAQAIGTLGAMYPGRFWAALGTGEACNEHITGDRWPRKTVRNARLRECVDVIRALLRGEEVSHDGLVRVDRARVWTRPEEPPPLLGAAVSVPTARRCAEWADGLITVNAPPAHLRAMIDAYRDAGGRGRLHLQVHLSWAPDEEAAETIALEQWRSNVFPPPACSDIDTAATFDAVSEYVPIEQVRGSVQISSDLGRHTAWLAQFAELGFDEIALHHVGQEQDAFIGAFGSKVLPQLRAAA; translated from the coding sequence ATGACCGCCTACGGCTGGCACGCGTCGCACGAGCAGATACCCCCGACCGCGCTGCTGGCGGCCGCCCGGCGGGCGGAGCAGGCCGGGTTCGAGGCCGCGATGTCGTCGGACCACTTCTCGCCGTGGAGTGCGCGGCAGGGGCAGTCCGCGTTCGCGTGGTCCTGGCTGGGCGCCGCCCTGCAGGCGACCTCGCTGCCGTTCGGCGTGGTCACCGCGCCCGGCCAGCGCTACCACCCGGCGATCGTCGCCCAGGCGATCGGCACGCTCGGCGCGATGTACCCGGGCCGGTTCTGGGCGGCCCTCGGGACGGGCGAGGCGTGCAACGAGCACATCACCGGGGACCGCTGGCCGCGCAAGACCGTCCGGAACGCCCGGCTGCGCGAGTGCGTCGACGTGATCCGGGCCCTCCTGCGCGGCGAGGAGGTCAGCCACGACGGCCTCGTCCGGGTCGACCGGGCCCGGGTGTGGACGCGGCCGGAGGAGCCGCCGCCGCTCCTCGGGGCCGCGGTGAGCGTGCCGACCGCACGCCGGTGTGCCGAGTGGGCGGACGGGCTGATCACCGTCAACGCCCCGCCCGCGCACCTGCGCGCGATGATCGACGCCTACCGCGACGCGGGCGGGCGCGGGCGGCTGCACCTTCAGGTCCACCTCAGCTGGGCGCCCGACGAGGAGGCGGCCGAGACGATCGCGCTCGAGCAGTGGCGCAGCAACGTCTTCCCGCCCCCCGCCTGCTCGGACATCGACACCGCCGCGACCTTCGACGCCGTGTCGGAGTACGTCCCGATCGAGCAGGTCCGCGGGTCCGTGCAGATCTCGAGCGACCTCGGCCGCCACACCGCGTGGCTCGCGCAGTTCGCCGAGCTGGGCTTCGACGAGATCGCGCTGCACCACGTGGGTCAGGAACAGGACGCGTTCATCGGCGCCTTCGGTTCGAAGGTCCTGCCCCAGCTGCGGGCCGCGGCTTGA
- a CDS encoding cation:proton antiporter: MDVLDLTYALVGLGALMAALLPRLLADRPLSMPIVFLGLGLAVFAVFPDLPDPDPLAHPAAAEHLTEIGVIVALMGAGLKLDRPLGPRSWSSTWRLLGIAMPLTIAAAALLGWWWAGLVPAAALLLGSSLAPTDPVLASDVQVGEPGGHADGEDEVRFALTSEAGLNDALAFPFVYAAIAMAAAGTGLAGWLGEWALQDVLLKLAGGVVGGIVVGRALGALFFRSRSEKWHLASHAEGFVALAATFLAYGLTEVAGGYGFLAVFLCARSLRATERSHEYHQVLHDFVEQIERLLTVLLLVLFGGAVARGLLGALTWQAVAVAAAVVLVVRPLCTWLALVGGHGSRGDRTAIAAFGIRGIGTFYYLAYATSQAAFPGADEVWATAALVVIVSVVAHGIAAGPIMNRLDRRRRADLAVDP; encoded by the coding sequence GTGGACGTCCTCGACCTGACCTACGCCCTCGTCGGTCTCGGCGCCCTGATGGCGGCCCTGCTGCCGCGCCTGCTGGCGGACCGGCCGCTCTCGATGCCGATCGTGTTCCTGGGCCTCGGCCTCGCCGTCTTCGCGGTGTTCCCGGACCTGCCGGACCCCGACCCGCTGGCCCATCCGGCCGCGGCGGAGCACCTCACGGAGATCGGCGTGATCGTCGCGCTGATGGGCGCCGGGCTGAAGCTCGACCGGCCGCTCGGCCCGCGCTCCTGGTCCTCGACGTGGCGGCTGCTCGGCATCGCGATGCCGCTCACCATCGCGGCGGCGGCGCTGCTCGGCTGGTGGTGGGCCGGCCTCGTGCCGGCGGCCGCCCTGTTGCTCGGCTCGTCCCTCGCCCCGACGGACCCGGTGCTCGCCTCGGACGTGCAGGTCGGCGAACCGGGCGGGCACGCCGACGGCGAGGACGAGGTCCGCTTCGCGTTGACGTCGGAGGCCGGGCTGAACGACGCCCTGGCCTTCCCGTTCGTCTACGCGGCGATCGCCATGGCCGCCGCCGGGACGGGCCTCGCCGGGTGGCTCGGGGAGTGGGCCCTGCAGGATGTGCTGCTCAAGCTCGCGGGCGGGGTCGTCGGCGGGATCGTGGTCGGCCGCGCGCTCGGCGCGCTGTTCTTCCGCAGCCGCTCGGAGAAGTGGCACCTCGCCTCGCACGCCGAGGGGTTCGTGGCCCTCGCGGCCACGTTCCTGGCCTACGGACTGACCGAGGTGGCCGGCGGCTACGGCTTCCTGGCGGTGTTCCTCTGCGCGCGCAGCCTCCGCGCCACCGAGCGGAGCCACGAGTACCACCAGGTCCTGCACGACTTCGTCGAGCAGATCGAGCGGCTGCTCACCGTGCTGCTGCTCGTGCTCTTCGGCGGGGCCGTGGCCCGCGGCCTGCTCGGCGCGCTGACCTGGCAGGCCGTGGCCGTCGCGGCCGCCGTCGTCCTGGTCGTGCGGCCGCTGTGCACGTGGCTCGCGCTCGTCGGCGGCCACGGATCCCGCGGCGACCGGACGGCGATCGCCGCCTTCGGCATCCGCGGGATCGGCACCTTCTACTACCTGGCGTACGCCACGAGCCAAGCCGCGTTCCCCGGCGCCGACGAGGTGTGGGCGACCGCGGCGCTGGTGGTGATCGTGTCCGTCGTCGCGCACGGAATCGCGGCCGGGCCGATCATGAACCGGCTCGACCGGCGCCGGCGGGCGGACCTCGCGGTAGATCCGTAG